In Mesorhizobium sp., the genomic stretch TGTCGTTCGCCTTCATGATTTCGGCGACCGGCACGCCGAACCGCTTCGACAGGTTGTACAGCGTCTCGCCGTCCTTGAGCGTCACCTGCGTGCCGCCCGCCCGCGACCAACCCTGATGGACCTCTTCCTGCATCTGCGGCGCGGGCGCGGCCTTGGTGATAGAGCCTGTCGGCGTCGTGTCGACGCGCGGCATCTCCGCCTTGGCGACGGGCGCCGAGGCGGCCGGAGGCGGCAGCGAGGAGCGGACAACGGGCTGCGATTCGACCGCGGCGCGAGCCGGCGTCTGGGCAATTGTCGACTCGGGCGCGACGCGATTCGCATCGCCGGGGAAAGGCTGGTTTTCCTTCTTGACGATCGCGCGCTGGTTGGCGGTCGATCCGGTGAAGATGTCGTCGGTGAAGCGACTGACCCCGGAACTGCATCCCGCCGCCGTCGCTCCGATCAGGACGAGAGCGGCGCTACGTGCCAGAACGCGCTGACTTCTCTGCAACGACCCGAAGCGCATGACTACACCCGCACACCAGTTACCGAACTGGCATCATTAAAGCGCGTTAATGTTACTGGGCGGTTAAGTCTTGGCGGGACTTGAAGAAAATTCGACTAAAACGAGAAGAGGTCAGATTGCGGCAGCAACTCCGTGTGCCAGCGGCTGGAGCCGCGCCGTGGCGATGTCCTCGCGATCGAAGCGGCTGCCGACCTTGGTCAGGCGGGCCATCTGCTGGGCGCCTTCGGCCGGGCCGATCGGTGCGATAAGCACGCCGCCGCTGGCAAGCTGGTCGACGAAGACGCGCGGCATTCCATCGAACGCGGCCCAGACGACGATCCGGTCGAACGGGCCTTCCGATGGAATGCCGTTCGTGCCGTCCATATGGCGGATGGCAACATTGGTTATGCCGAGCGCCTCGAGACGCTGGCGCGCATTGCCGGCGAGCGTCCGATAGCGTTCGACGGTCAGCACGCGCGCCGCGAGACGCCCCATGACGGCGGCGGTGAACCCGCTGCCGGTGCCGATCTCCAGCACGCGATGCGACGGCTCGAGCGCCAGAGACGACAGGATCTTGGCCTGGAAATCGACGCCTTCGATCGCCTCGCCGCATTCGATCGGCAGCATCCGGTCGGACCAGGCATGCGCCTGCCACTGCCCGGGGACGAAGCCGCGGCGCGGCGTCGCCTCCATCGCCGCGATCAGCGCCTTGTCGGTGAGGCCGCCGGCCCGCGCGCGCAGCAGGAACGCCGCGAAGGATTCACGATCCCCCTGCGCCTCGCTCATCCGAGCACCGCGGCAAGCGCGTCGCGCGTCTCGTGCGCGGTGAGGTCGAGCTTCATCGGCGTCACCGAGATGCGCCGCGCGCCGAGCGCATGGATGTCGGTGCCCTCCACCGGCGCGTTCATCTGCTTGCCGAAGCGCAGCCAGTAATAAGGAAAGCCGCGGCCGTCTTTGCGCTCGTCGATCCACAACCCATGGACGTATTTGCCCTGCGCGGTGACCTCGACCCCTTCGACCTCTTCGGGCTCGCAATTGGGGAAATTGACATTGAGAAACACGCCTTTGGGCAGATCGGCCGCGATCAGCTTCTGCAACAGGTCGGGCGCGAGCGTCTCGGCGGTGCTCCAGGGCACGACCCGGCCGTCGTTCTCGAAATGGTAGCTCTGGCTGAGCGCGATCGAGCGGATGCCGATCAGCGTGCCCTCCATCGCGCCGGCGACCGTTCCCGAATAGGTGACGTCGTCGGCGATATTTGAACCGGAATTCACGCCGGAAAGCACGAGA encodes the following:
- a CDS encoding protein-L-isoaspartate(D-aspartate) O-methyltransferase, which produces MSEAQGDRESFAAFLLRARAGGLTDKALIAAMEATPRRGFVPGQWQAHAWSDRMLPIECGEAIEGVDFQAKILSSLALEPSHRVLEIGTGSGFTAAVMGRLAARVLTVERYRTLAGNARQRLEALGITNVAIRHMDGTNGIPSEGPFDRIVVWAAFDGMPRVFVDQLASGGVLIAPIGPAEGAQQMARLTKVGSRFDREDIATARLQPLAHGVAAAI
- the surE gene encoding 5'/3'-nucleotidase SurE, translated to MRILLTNDDGIHAEGLMVLERIARTISDDVWVVAPETDQSGFAHSLSLSEPLRMRKVADKHYALRGTPTDCVIMGVRNIMPEPPDLVLSGVNSGSNIADDVTYSGTVAGAMEGTLIGIRSIALSQSYHFENDGRVVPWSTAETLAPDLLQKLIAADLPKGVFLNVNFPNCEPEEVEGVEVTAQGKYVHGLWIDERKDGRGFPYYWLRFGKQMNAPVEGTDIHALGARRISVTPMKLDLTAHETRDALAAVLG